The Kosakonia sacchari SP1 genome includes a window with the following:
- a CDS encoding H-NS family histone-like protein, whose translation MSEALKSLNNIRTLRVQARELTLEALEEMLEKLSVVVEERREEESSLRKEQEEKEAKLAAFRQKLLDEGIDPTELLSSLKGQTTKSKSVRAPRPAKYKYIDEDGTEKSWTGQGRTPKVIAKALEDGKKLEDFAI comes from the coding sequence ATGTCAGAAGCACTTAAATCACTTAATAACATTCGCACCCTGCGAGTTCAGGCCCGTGAGCTTACCCTTGAAGCTCTTGAAGAGATGCTTGAAAAACTGTCAGTTGTTGTTGAAGAACGTCGTGAAGAAGAATCTTCTCTACGTAAAGAACAAGAAGAGAAAGAAGCCAAGCTGGCTGCGTTTCGTCAAAAACTGCTGGATGAAGGTATCGATCCAACCGAACTTTTATCCTCGCTGAAAGGACAAACGACGAAATCAAAATCTGTTCGTGCACCTCGCCCTGCCAAATATAAGTATATTGATGAAGACGGCACGGAAAAAAGCTGGACCGGTCAGGGCCGCACACCGAAAGTGATTGCCAAGGCACTGGAAGACGGTAAAAAACTGGAAGATTTTGCCATCTAA
- a CDS encoding carbohydrate porin — MALLSCYGASGGVMAQPLTLEQRMAALEAQLRVTQQKLQAYEEKEHAQQRNVASSAVPAAQSGTTVQATAAQAKTEPELSAGTLKKISQYVQDDTGFKYSGYFRSGWATTTNGGPKSWAVGSLGRFGNEYDGWYNLSLKKRAWRDGDKSIWANVQFEGDLGLTQSNESFEKGMSGGGMGKLSKLYVEGNGLLPFAPEASVWVGKHTLPQYEIQLLDWKSNRTLSGAGVGIENWKLPVGALSMAITRNDIDNYSTVCAAGSSSCSDTTQVNVNIAEVRYKNLPVTENTTLELGAKYAFANQTDEQKKAQADNDYYQVKSSWLGQAILRKPILKGSNELTLQVANNSLASQFMNISSANPDFDYNSSYYGIHSGGIGWRLVNQGEFYLGEKIIMAHALVYGRGHDLYSTYTGAHTDFTTARAVIRPSWIWNQNMQTALELGYFTQKNRVNNSTSDESGYKVTLAQVYKVDTSILNSRPELRLYSTYLKALEHEIDSQTFNDGKDYQISFGVQAEVVF, encoded by the coding sequence GTGGCGTTATTATCCTGTTACGGCGCAAGCGGCGGGGTAATGGCGCAGCCGCTAACGCTTGAACAACGCATGGCGGCGCTGGAAGCGCAGTTGCGCGTTACGCAGCAGAAACTGCAAGCCTATGAAGAAAAAGAGCACGCGCAGCAACGCAACGTGGCCTCATCAGCCGTGCCTGCGGCGCAATCTGGTACGACGGTTCAGGCTACGGCCGCGCAGGCTAAAACGGAGCCGGAGTTGTCGGCAGGGACACTGAAAAAAATAAGCCAATATGTGCAGGATGATACCGGCTTTAAATATTCCGGTTATTTCCGCTCAGGTTGGGCAACCACCACCAATGGCGGACCAAAATCATGGGCAGTGGGCTCGCTGGGGCGTTTTGGTAACGAATATGACGGTTGGTATAACTTGTCATTAAAGAAACGAGCATGGCGCGATGGCGACAAATCTATCTGGGCGAATGTGCAATTTGAGGGCGATCTCGGGTTAACCCAGAGCAATGAATCCTTTGAAAAAGGGATGTCGGGCGGCGGTATGGGCAAATTGAGTAAGCTCTATGTTGAAGGCAACGGACTACTTCCTTTTGCGCCAGAAGCGTCGGTCTGGGTAGGGAAACATACGCTGCCACAGTATGAAATTCAGCTACTGGACTGGAAAAGCAATCGCACACTTTCCGGTGCAGGTGTAGGAATAGAAAACTGGAAGCTGCCGGTTGGCGCACTCAGTATGGCAATAACACGTAACGATATTGATAACTACAGTACAGTCTGTGCGGCGGGTTCTTCCAGTTGTAGCGATACCACGCAGGTTAACGTCAATATCGCTGAAGTTCGCTACAAGAATCTTCCTGTCACGGAAAATACGACGCTGGAGCTTGGCGCGAAATATGCGTTTGCTAACCAGACGGATGAGCAGAAAAAAGCGCAGGCGGATAATGATTATTATCAGGTGAAATCCTCCTGGCTTGGGCAGGCGATTTTGCGTAAGCCCATTCTGAAAGGCTCAAATGAATTGACGCTGCAAGTGGCGAATAACTCCCTTGCCAGCCAGTTTATGAATATTTCCAGCGCCAATCCGGATTTTGATTACAACAGTTCTTACTACGGTATTCACAGCGGTGGTATTGGCTGGCGGTTAGTGAATCAGGGGGAGTTCTATCTGGGTGAGAAGATAATCATGGCGCACGCGCTGGTGTATGGTCGCGGCCACGATCTTTACTCGACGTATACCGGCGCGCATACGGACTTTACCACCGCGCGGGCGGTTATTCGTCCGTCATGGATCTGGAATCAAAACATGCAGACGGCGCTGGAATTGGGGTATTTCACGCAGAAAAATCGCGTCAATAATTCCACATCGGATGAATCTGGTTATAAGGTGACGCTGGCGCAGGTGTATAAAGTGGATACCAGCATTCTTAATTCCCGACCGGAACTTCGTCTCTATAGTACTTACCTGAAAGCGTTAGAACATGAGATCGATAGCCAGACCTTTAACGACGGTAAGGATTATCAAATAAGTTTTGGTGTGCAGGCTGAAGTGGTCTTTTGA
- a CDS encoding beta-glucoside-specific PTS transporter subunit IIABC: MNNKVLAENILQLVGGESNVATLVHCATRLRFKIIDNSKVRLAELDALDGVITVVNGSGQLQVVIGNRVPDVFRAFGTISGLLEDDKKKQPAEPAQNTASLLGRLIDLVAGIFTPLLGAMAAAGVLKGALAIVLAAGWLSNKESTYIILHAASDSLFYFLPMLLAITSARKFETNIFVAVSIAGALIYPSIQGLFDGGQPVSFFGLPVVMMKYTGSVIPIIFSVWLMSIIERFLNRHIHESVRNILTPFFLLTLMVPLTLMTIGPIGISISEAVASLFVSIYGFNPIIASALMAAAWQVLVIFGVHWGFVTVFINDISVMGHSFLKAASSPSVFAQSGALLAVMLRAKDKKLKALAGSTFIASLFGITEPGVYGVTLKLKKPFICAVIAAAFGGAVVGYAKSSAISMGMPGLLTLPIFYGDGFIGFLIGCGVAFIGSLVLTLIVGFDEPSAQAIPDASASEKKHPAHQPVMPKTAALVPEQITAPVSGALIPLAEVDDKVFSTGVVGPGFAIIPDEGRVYSPVDGHIASTFTSGHAIGIRSTAGAEILIHVGINTVQLDGQYFHMQVNEGDEVKKGQLLLTFDLNEIKQAGYDTVTPVVITNSEAWRELHISDKPYSRFGEPVMALLV, from the coding sequence ATGAATAACAAAGTACTGGCAGAAAATATTCTGCAGCTGGTAGGTGGAGAGAGCAACGTTGCGACGCTGGTGCATTGCGCGACGCGTTTACGCTTTAAAATCATCGATAACAGCAAAGTGCGGTTGGCCGAACTCGACGCGCTGGACGGCGTCATTACCGTAGTGAATGGTTCAGGCCAGTTACAGGTGGTAATTGGCAACCGCGTGCCAGACGTGTTCCGCGCGTTTGGTACCATCTCCGGATTACTGGAGGATGATAAGAAGAAACAACCTGCGGAACCGGCGCAAAATACAGCCTCGCTGTTAGGGCGTTTGATCGATTTGGTGGCCGGGATTTTCACGCCATTATTAGGCGCGATGGCCGCAGCCGGTGTGCTAAAAGGCGCGCTGGCGATTGTGCTGGCCGCCGGGTGGCTGAGCAATAAAGAGAGCACCTATATTATTTTGCATGCCGCATCCGACAGCCTGTTCTATTTTCTGCCGATGCTCTTAGCCATCACCTCCGCACGTAAATTTGAAACCAATATTTTTGTTGCCGTGTCGATCGCGGGAGCGCTCATTTACCCCAGCATTCAAGGGTTATTTGATGGCGGTCAGCCGGTGAGTTTTTTTGGCCTGCCGGTGGTGATGATGAAATATACCGGTTCGGTGATCCCGATTATTTTCAGCGTCTGGCTGATGTCGATAATAGAGCGCTTTCTCAATCGTCATATTCATGAAAGCGTGCGCAATATTCTGACACCGTTTTTCCTGCTGACGTTGATGGTGCCGCTGACGTTAATGACCATCGGGCCGATTGGCATTTCGATCAGTGAGGCTGTCGCCTCTTTATTTGTTTCGATTTACGGCTTCAACCCGATTATTGCCAGCGCGCTAATGGCTGCCGCCTGGCAGGTGTTGGTGATTTTCGGCGTGCACTGGGGCTTTGTTACCGTCTTTATTAACGACATTTCGGTAATGGGACACAGCTTTCTTAAAGCTGCCTCCAGCCCCTCGGTTTTCGCCCAGTCTGGTGCGTTGCTGGCGGTGATGCTGCGCGCGAAAGACAAAAAGCTGAAAGCACTGGCGGGCAGTACATTTATCGCTTCGTTGTTTGGCATTACCGAACCGGGTGTCTACGGCGTCACCTTGAAATTGAAAAAACCGTTTATCTGCGCGGTGATCGCGGCGGCCTTTGGCGGTGCGGTGGTCGGGTACGCCAAAAGCTCGGCGATTTCGATGGGCATGCCGGGGCTGCTGACGCTGCCGATTTTCTACGGCGATGGTTTTATCGGCTTTCTTATTGGCTGCGGCGTGGCGTTTATTGGTAGCCTGGTGCTGACGCTGATCGTGGGTTTTGACGAACCTTCCGCGCAAGCGATACCTGACGCGTCGGCGAGTGAAAAAAAGCATCCCGCACATCAACCGGTAATGCCAAAAACCGCAGCGCTGGTTCCTGAGCAGATTACCGCACCGGTTTCTGGCGCGTTAATCCCGCTGGCTGAAGTGGATGATAAGGTCTTTTCGACAGGCGTCGTCGGGCCGGGTTTTGCCATTATTCCTGATGAAGGGCGAGTTTATTCCCCGGTCGACGGCCATATTGCCAGCACCTTCACCAGCGGCCATGCCATTGGCATTCGCTCCACGGCGGGTGCGGAAATACTGATCCACGTCGGGATCAATACCGTGCAACTGGATGGGCAATATTTCCATATGCAGGTGAACGAAGGCGATGAAGTCAAAAAAGGCCAGCTTCTGCTGACCTTCGATCTCAATGAAATTAAACAGGCGGGTTATGACACGGTGACGCCAGTGGTCATCACCAACAGCGAAGCCTGGCGCGAATTACATATTAGCGATAAACCCTATTCCCGCTTTGGCGAGCCGGTAATGGCGCTATTGGTGTAA